Proteins encoded in a region of the Nicotiana tomentosiformis chromosome 9, ASM39032v3, whole genome shotgun sequence genome:
- the LOC138899025 gene encoding uncharacterized protein → MYVTQNEMRFFELACHTFWLVPTDTERIKRFIDGLIYQLQLLMTREKVSGATFDELVDISWQIKMVRSQERGEREAKRPRGSSCFNGVPLGGQFYHGRGRPYRHAQTGRPIHRGASSSHGSYSSYQDMVLKSIIADLNKGDKLNDDLIHECEQYPTAQAMWAHLREAYGGTTVTRLQQLTIKFDTYKKHHDHSVNLTHNDSIKIFAYVARHVELEDERLGTTKVVHNAFVAESSGTKRSSFKHAMITGIVSVCHREASTLFAHGSTYSYVSSYFTHYLDMPRESLVSPVHEGRVISYSPRQFKSHEKNYPVHDLELASIVHALKIWKHYLYGVSCEVFLDHRNLQHLFKKKDINLRQRKWLELLKDYDITILYHPGKANVVADALSRKAMSMGSLAFIPVGERSLVVDAQTLTNQFMRLDVSELGRVLACVVSRSSIYDCIRERLYDDPHLFVLKDKVQHGDAKDVTIRDDGMLRMQGRICVPNIDGLCELILEEAHSSQYSIHPGATKMYLYLRQHFWWRRMKKDIVEFVARWLNSQQVKYEHQRPGGLLQRLEITKWKWECITMDFVVGLPHTLRKLDAIWVSNGRGMLLRTLAI, encoded by the exons ATGTATGTGACACAGAATGAGATGAGGTTTTTTGAGTTGGCATGTCACACcttttggttggttcccactgatacggagaggattaagaggttcattgatggcctcatatATCAGCTacagttacttatgactcgggagaaggtatctggtgctacttttgatgagttagttgacatttcttGGCAGATAAAgatggtccgtagccaggagcgaggggagagggaggccaagaggcctcgtggatcaaGTTGTTTCAATGGTGTTCCTTTAGGGGGTCAGTTCTACCatggcaggggtcgtccttacagacacgctcagacgggtcgtccaatacaccgtggtgcatcatctagccatggttcatacagttcttatcagg ACATGGTATTGAAAAGTATCATTGCTGACTTGAACAAGGGTGACAAACTGAATG ATGATCTCATCCATGAATGTGAGCAATATCCTACTGCTCAAGCCATGTGGGCACATTTAAGAGAGGCATATGGGGGTACAACAGTGACTCGCCTTCAACAACTGACAATCAAGTTTGACACGTACAAAAAACATCATGATCACAGT GTTAACTTGACCCacaatgatagcatcaaaatcttTGCTTATGTTGCCCGTCATGTGGAGCTTGAAGACGAGCGACTTGGTACTACTAAAGTTGTACATAATGCCTTTGTGGCAGAATCAAGTGGTACAAAGAGATCAAGCTTCAAGC atgcaatgatcacaggtattgtctcagtgtgccacagggaagcttctacaTTATTTGcccatggttccacttattcgtatgtatcatcgtactttactcattatctggatatgcctcgtgagtccttagtttcacctgttcat gaaGGTAGGGTGATTTCTTATTCTCCACGTCAGTTCAAGTCACATGAAAaaaactaccctgttcatgatttagaattggcatctattgttcatgcactaaagatttggaagcactatctctatggtgtgtcttgtgaggtatttttAGATCATCGGAAtcttcaacacttattcaaaaagaaggatataaatttgaggcagcggaagtggttggagctgctaaaggattatgatattactattctgtatcatcccgggaaggccaatgtggtggccgatgccctgAGCAGAAAGgcgatgagtatgggtagccttgcattcattcctgttggtgaaagGTCTCTTGTAGTTGATGCTCAGACCTTgaccaaccagttcatgagattagatgtttcggagctcggtcgggttctagcttgtgtggtttctcggtcttccatATATGACTGCATTAGAGAGCGCctgtatgatgatccccatttgtttGTCCTAAAGGACaaagttcagcacggtgatgcaaaAGATGTTACTATTCgagatgatgggatgttgaggatgcagggtcgtatttgtgtgccaaatatagATGGGTTgtgtgaattgattcttgaagaagcccacagttcgcagtattccattcatccgggtgctactaagatgtaccTGTACTTGAGGCAACActtttggtggagaagaatgaagaaagacatagtggagtttgtagctcgATGGTTAAACtcccagcaggtgaagtacgagcatcagagaccaggcggattacttcagagacttgaaatcacgaagtggaagtgggagtgtattaccatggacttcgtagttggactcccacataCTTTGAGGAAGTtggatgctatttgg GTAAGTAATGGCAGAGGAATGCTTCTAAGAACTCTCGCCATATAG